From Oncorhynchus mykiss isolate Arlee chromosome 25, USDA_OmykA_1.1, whole genome shotgun sequence, a single genomic window includes:
- the LOC110505209 gene encoding transcriptional repressor protein YY1 isoform X1 — protein MASCDTLYIETDGSEMPAEIVELHEIEVETIETTVVGEDDDEQPMIALQPLDSDDPHSMHHHHQEVILVQTREEVVGEDDSDMHGDDDYEDQILIPVPVPAAEEEYIEQTLVTVAGKSSGRMKKGGSVKRNKKSYLGAPEASGRKWEQKQVQIKTLEGEFSVTMWASDDKKEIDHDTMVEEHVIGESSPPDYSEYMTGKKLPPGGIPGIDLSDPKQLAEFARMKPRKIKEDDSPRTIACPHKGCTKMFRDNSAMRKHLHTHGPRVHVCAECGKAFVESSKLKRHQLVHTGEKPFQMKQVDMAEFQMAVAAKKVVIEVEGMPGGIEFFKKPSHYGMDQLSTILEAGHGIKFTITGGGAGPRGGGRS, from the exons ATGGCATCATGCGATACCCTGTACATCGAAACGGACGGCTCAGAGATGCCAGCTGAGATAGTGGAACTCCATGAAATCGAAGTGGAGACCATAGAGACAACAGTTGTTGGAGAGGACGACGATGAACAGCCCATGATCGCTTTACAGCCCCTTGACTCAGATGATCCACACTCAATGCATCACCATCATCAGGAGGTAATATTGGTGCAAACACGAGAAGAGGTGGTTGGTGAAGATGATTCGGACATGCACGGAGACGATGATTACGAGGACCAAATTCTTATacctgtcccagtccctgccgccgaAGAGGAATATATCGAACAAACTCTAGTGACTGTCGCCGGGAAGAGTTCGGGGCGAATGAAGAAGGGGGGAAGCGTGAAGAGAAATAAAAAGAGTTACTTGGGTGCACCGGAGGCCAGTGGTAGAAAATGGGAACAGAAACAAGTACAGATAAAGACTTTGGAAGGAGAGTTTTCGGTGACCATGTGGGCATCGG ATGACAAGAAGGAAATTGACCATGACACTATGGTGGAGGAGCATGTCATCGGGGAGAGTTCCCCTCCCGATTACTCCGAGTACATGACAGGGAAGAAGCTCCCGCCTGGAGGCATCCCAGGGATTGACCTGTCAGACCCCAAACAGCTGGCAGAGTTCGCCAG GATGAAGCCACGAAAAATAAAGGAGGACGACTCTCCCAGGACGATAGCCTGCCCCCACAAA GGGTGCACTAAAATGTTCAGGGATAACTCGGCGATGAGGAAGCATTTGCACACCCACGGACCGCGTGTTCACGTCTGCGCCGAATGTGGAAAGGCCTTTGTTGAAAGCTCTAAACTGAAGAGGCATCAACTTGTTCATAccggagagaagcctttccaG ATGAAGCAAGTGGACATGGCAGAATTCCAAATGGCTGTGGCTGCCAAGAAGGTGGTCATTGAAGTAGAGGGCATGCCAGGTGGAATAGAGTTTTTTAAAAAGCCTTCCCACTATGGCATGGACCAACTATCTACCATTTTGGAGGCAGGCCATGGCATCAAGTTCACAATAA CTGGGGGTGGTGCTGGGCCTAGAGGTGGCGGTAGGAGTTGA
- the LOC110505209 gene encoding transcriptional repressor protein YY1 isoform X2 yields MASCDTLYIETDGSEMPAEIVELHEIEVETIETTVVGEDDDEQPMIALQPLDSDDPHSMHHHHQEVILVQTREEVVGEDDSDMHGDDDYEDQILIPVPVPAAEEEYIEQTLVTVAGKSSGRMKKGGSVKRNKKSYLGAPEASGRKWEQKQVQIKTLEGEFSVTMWASDDKKEIDHDTMVEEHVIGESSPPDYSEYMTGKKLPPGGIPGIDLSDPKQLAEFARMKPRKIKEDDSPRTIACPHKGCTKMFRDNSAMRKHLHTHGPRVHVCAECGKAFVESSKLKRHQLVHTGEKPFQCTFEGCGKRFSLDFNLRTHVRIHTGDRPYVCPFDGCNKKFAQSTNLKSHILTHAKAKNNQ; encoded by the exons ATGGCATCATGCGATACCCTGTACATCGAAACGGACGGCTCAGAGATGCCAGCTGAGATAGTGGAACTCCATGAAATCGAAGTGGAGACCATAGAGACAACAGTTGTTGGAGAGGACGACGATGAACAGCCCATGATCGCTTTACAGCCCCTTGACTCAGATGATCCACACTCAATGCATCACCATCATCAGGAGGTAATATTGGTGCAAACACGAGAAGAGGTGGTTGGTGAAGATGATTCGGACATGCACGGAGACGATGATTACGAGGACCAAATTCTTATacctgtcccagtccctgccgccgaAGAGGAATATATCGAACAAACTCTAGTGACTGTCGCCGGGAAGAGTTCGGGGCGAATGAAGAAGGGGGGAAGCGTGAAGAGAAATAAAAAGAGTTACTTGGGTGCACCGGAGGCCAGTGGTAGAAAATGGGAACAGAAACAAGTACAGATAAAGACTTTGGAAGGAGAGTTTTCGGTGACCATGTGGGCATCGG ATGACAAGAAGGAAATTGACCATGACACTATGGTGGAGGAGCATGTCATCGGGGAGAGTTCCCCTCCCGATTACTCCGAGTACATGACAGGGAAGAAGCTCCCGCCTGGAGGCATCCCAGGGATTGACCTGTCAGACCCCAAACAGCTGGCAGAGTTCGCCAG GATGAAGCCACGAAAAATAAAGGAGGACGACTCTCCCAGGACGATAGCCTGCCCCCACAAA GGGTGCACTAAAATGTTCAGGGATAACTCGGCGATGAGGAAGCATTTGCACACCCACGGACCGCGTGTTCACGTCTGCGCCGAATGTGGAAAGGCCTTTGTTGAAAGCTCTAAACTGAAGAGGCATCAACTTGTTCATAccggagagaagcctttccaG TGCACGTTTGAGGGCTGCGGTAAGCGGTTCTCTTTGGACTTTAACTTACGCACGCACGTGCGGATTCACACTGGAGACCGACCCTACGTCTGTCCGTTCGACGGCTGCAACAAGAAGTTTGCCCAATCTACCAACCTCAAGTCTCACATCCTCACACATGCTAAAGCTAAAAACAATCAGTGA